TCCGGCAACAATAGGTACCTTTCTCTCTCTTCTTTGGAGCCAGACAGTAAGAACATGGCTTATTTTACTTTTCTGGACTCGGTGGGGGGTAAAGAACTTTTGCAACATCTCTCCGAAAATTGAGGGAAACCACCCCCATGGCATTTGAATTATTTCCTCGTCTTGTTTGATGAGTTGAGGCCCTAAGATACCCACTTTTGGATGGGTATCCATGTATTCAACCATTTTTGGAAGAGAATCTCGGAGAACCTGAGTGTCGCTGTTTAAAAGAAGAATATAGTCTCCCCCACTACTTTTAATTCCCAGATTATTAGCTTTAGAAAAGCCGAGATTTTCTTTATTTTTAATCAGCTTTACCTGCGGGAGTTCTTTCTCCACCATCTCGGGGCTTCCATCGGTGGAGGCATTATCAACTACAAAGA
This portion of the Actinomycetota bacterium genome encodes:
- a CDS encoding glycosyltransferase family 2 protein, coding for MRVGLSIVIVNWNTRDLLRNCLQSIYQNPPKDDFEVFVVDNASTDGSPEMVEKELPQVKLIKNKENLGFSKANNLGIKSSGGDYILLLNSDTQVLRDSLPKMVEYMDTHPKVGILGPQLIKQDEEIIQMPWGWFPSIFGEMLQKFFTPHRVQKSKISHVLTVWLQRRERKVPIVAG